One uncultured Flavobacterium sp. genomic window carries:
- a CDS encoding L,D-transpeptidase family protein encodes MRNFTSLSVIIAFSFLMFSFGSVNDESKLKNEKTVFEGVFKTNNNASLSAIDAESINNFYKKYPKLKTYQKDVEDLYKKKEYNLIWYDDKNVSEFGALLYEKVRLLSEQGVKAKMPYMELVDDVFNENVSNKLPQTDTELLLSNMYVFYASNVYSGVDPATLKKIGWYLPTKNISYTRILDSLMADPARLNKDENLLFGQYYKLQAVLQRYRNIEKNNQWKKIQIDSINYKDLKPFDSGAVIAQIRERLFFVGDLAQNSKSHVYDEEMMAGILKYKKRYGLKLNYTLTKEHIDQMNEPIGNRIRTIMLNMERCRWIPAKLANAQEYLMVNIPSFKLVYIKDGKYNLVSDVFVGTRMTETVIFSGMMDRIVFSPYWYVPQSIIKNELKLKMAEDKNYLADHNMEWNGGNVRQKPGPKNSLGLVKFMFPNPNDIYLHDTPAKSLFEFEKRIFSHGCINVKEAKGLALAILKNDPDWPEDKIDKAMSGEKETTCMLKTKIPIYIGYFTAWVNDNGEIGFYPDVYDRDKRLDKLLYSDSVALK; translated from the coding sequence ATGCGAAATTTTACTTCCTTATCTGTAATTATTGCTTTTAGTTTTTTAATGTTTTCTTTTGGTTCTGTAAACGATGAGAGTAAATTAAAAAATGAAAAGACGGTATTTGAAGGCGTTTTTAAAACTAATAATAACGCTTCTTTGTCTGCTATTGATGCCGAATCAATTAATAATTTTTATAAAAAATATCCCAAATTAAAAACGTACCAAAAAGATGTAGAAGATCTTTATAAAAAAAAGGAATATAATTTAATTTGGTATGATGATAAAAATGTTAGTGAGTTTGGTGCATTATTGTATGAAAAAGTACGTTTATTGAGTGAGCAGGGCGTTAAAGCAAAAATGCCCTATATGGAGTTGGTAGATGATGTTTTTAACGAAAATGTTTCTAATAAACTACCTCAAACAGACACAGAACTTCTCTTGTCTAATATGTATGTTTTTTATGCAAGCAATGTTTATTCAGGAGTTGATCCCGCAACTTTAAAGAAAATTGGGTGGTATTTGCCAACAAAAAACATCTCATATACAAGAATATTAGACTCCTTAATGGCAGATCCTGCACGTTTAAATAAGGATGAAAATCTTTTATTTGGACAATATTATAAACTTCAGGCAGTATTGCAGAGATATCGAAATATCGAAAAGAATAATCAATGGAAAAAAATACAAATTGACAGCATTAATTATAAAGATTTAAAGCCGTTTGACAGCGGTGCGGTAATTGCACAAATTAGAGAGCGATTATTTTTTGTTGGAGATTTGGCACAAAATTCTAAGAGTCATGTATACGACGAAGAAATGATGGCAGGAATTTTAAAATACAAAAAGCGATACGGGCTTAAATTGAATTATACATTGACAAAAGAACATATTGACCAGATGAATGAACCAATTGGCAATAGAATCAGAACAATTATGCTAAATATGGAACGCTGCAGATGGATACCTGCAAAACTGGCAAATGCTCAGGAATACTTAATGGTTAATATACCTTCGTTTAAACTAGTTTATATAAAGGATGGAAAATATAATTTAGTTTCAGATGTTTTTGTGGGAACCAGAATGACCGAAACTGTAATTTTTAGTGGGATGATGGATCGAATTGTATTTAGTCCTTATTGGTATGTTCCGCAGAGTATCATAAAAAATGAATTAAAATTGAAAATGGCCGAAGATAAAAACTATCTCGCAGACCATAATATGGAATGGAATGGCGGAAATGTTAGACAAAAACCCGGACCCAAAAACTCTTTAGGATTGGTGAAATTTATGTTTCCAAATCCAAATGATATTTACTTGCATGATACGCCTGCAAAAAGTTTGTTTGAGTTCGAGAAACGTATTTTTAGCCACGGATGTATTAATGTAAAAGAAGCAAAAGGATTAGCGCTTGCCATTTTAAAAAACGATCCTGATTGGCCTGAAGATAAAATTGATAAAGCAATGAGTGGCGAAAAAGAAACAACCTGTATGCTGAAAACTAAAATCCCTATTTATATTGGATATTTTACAGCTTGGGTAAATGACAATGGAGAAATTGGTTTTTATCCGGATGTTTACGACAGAGACAAACGCCTGGATAAATTACTTTATTCTGATTCTGTCGCTTTGAAATAA
- a CDS encoding ABC transporter permease, with protein sequence MIFNWFKIFIYHLKQNKLFSFLNVLGLSIGIAGVIFAILYWNNENSYDQWNPEKENTYEILNKFGTSGDIWASSPVPFGLTCKATIPEIESICFYTGWYSEEVIKHENQKWVDKKIILADYDFFDAFPFPILKGAKKDILKEKNSVAISDETAKLIFKNEDPIGKIITKDNKPYVVKSVYKIMRPSSIEPNYVFGGLINKDDINNWGNFNYTLMIKTKKGANMETVLKKMQHINFVNRTIKEAKEKGQTPEQYIKENGEILVIIDQLATARLHGTKSPNGDNFPEGRGNLQLLYIMVGLSILILTLSLVNYINLATASAIKRAKEVGVRKIVGASKKQIIAQFIFETAIIVILAIIFALAIVELSLPYYNTFLKKSLTMNGGEFYLQLIFIFGLVIVLAGIVPAIYISNFETLKVLKGNFSRSKSGIWIRNSMLIFQFGIATFFIIGALIVNSQVSYMMNKSLGFSGDQVIRIPFKYSDQSKKAEKYLTTKQEILKFSGVQKVSTFAGSFGNGSTSSSGFTHNGVFVQPRNIEMDFGFLDMMKIKIVEGRDLSPKYASDTINNWLINETLAKAIGLKNPINTILTTGWGNEKGIMKFKVVGVVKDFHITGLQSKVPPMVFISMKTLKWNNFDNIYVKVSPNNLPETLDKLKTYWEKNVNPDFPFDYEFVNKGFAKTYEEQVKQKSLFFILNLVVIIIAIFGLFALASFSMERRLKEIAIRKTLGAETDILLKELSKQYVLFCLIGFAIGIVPAYILLQKWLENFAFRINVSVVPFSVALVSLMFLTLLIVLTKAYQVTKIDILKYLKYE encoded by the coding sequence CTATTCTATATTGGAATAATGAAAACTCATACGACCAATGGAATCCCGAGAAAGAAAATACATATGAGATTCTAAATAAATTTGGAACAAGCGGAGATATATGGGCATCGAGTCCGGTACCTTTTGGCTTAACTTGTAAAGCAACTATTCCTGAAATTGAATCTATTTGTTTTTATACTGGCTGGTATAGTGAAGAAGTAATAAAGCATGAAAATCAAAAATGGGTAGACAAAAAAATTATACTCGCAGATTATGACTTTTTTGATGCTTTTCCTTTCCCAATTCTAAAAGGAGCCAAAAAGGATATTCTAAAAGAAAAAAACAGTGTTGCAATTTCCGATGAAACCGCAAAACTAATTTTTAAAAACGAGGACCCTATTGGTAAAATTATTACAAAAGACAACAAACCTTATGTCGTAAAATCTGTTTACAAGATCATGAGACCTTCTTCTATTGAACCAAATTATGTTTTTGGAGGTCTGATAAACAAGGACGACATTAATAACTGGGGCAACTTCAATTACACCTTAATGATTAAAACCAAAAAAGGAGCTAATATGGAGACGGTTTTAAAGAAAATGCAACACATAAATTTTGTCAATAGAACTATAAAAGAAGCTAAAGAGAAGGGACAAACACCTGAACAATATATCAAAGAAAACGGCGAGATTTTAGTTATTATTGACCAATTAGCCACAGCACGTTTGCACGGAACAAAATCTCCTAATGGTGATAACTTCCCTGAAGGAAGAGGTAATTTACAACTTCTTTATATCATGGTTGGCTTATCTATTTTGATTCTTACTTTGTCTTTAGTAAATTACATCAATCTCGCAACTGCCTCGGCAATAAAACGTGCCAAAGAAGTAGGCGTTCGTAAAATTGTAGGCGCAAGTAAAAAACAAATCATTGCTCAATTTATATTTGAGACTGCTATTATTGTTATTTTGGCAATTATTTTTGCGCTGGCAATTGTAGAACTATCATTGCCTTACTACAATACCTTTTTGAAGAAATCTTTGACAATGAACGGTGGCGAATTTTACCTTCAGCTTATTTTTATATTTGGATTAGTAATCGTTCTTGCAGGTATTGTTCCTGCCATTTATATCTCAAATTTCGAAACTTTAAAGGTTTTAAAAGGCAATTTTTCAAGAAGCAAAAGCGGTATCTGGATTAGAAACTCAATGTTAATTTTTCAGTTTGGTATTGCTACCTTTTTCATCATCGGAGCCTTAATTGTAAACTCACAAGTTTCGTATATGATGAATAAAAGTCTTGGTTTTAGTGGCGATCAGGTTATCCGTATTCCGTTTAAATATAGCGACCAATCAAAAAAAGCCGAAAAATACCTGACTACAAAGCAGGAAATTCTTAAATTTTCAGGCGTTCAGAAAGTATCAACATTTGCAGGTTCTTTTGGAAACGGCAGCACTTCGAGCTCAGGTTTTACACACAATGGTGTTTTTGTGCAACCAAGAAATATCGAAATGGATTTTGGCTTTCTGGATATGATGAAAATTAAGATTGTTGAAGGACGAGATTTATCTCCAAAATATGCCTCAGATACCATTAATAATTGGTTAATAAACGAAACCCTTGCTAAAGCAATAGGACTTAAAAATCCGATAAACACTATATTAACCACTGGCTGGGGAAATGAAAAAGGGATTATGAAATTTAAAGTTGTTGGGGTTGTAAAAGACTTTCATATTACAGGGCTTCAAAGCAAAGTTCCTCCAATGGTTTTCATTAGCATGAAAACTTTAAAATGGAATAATTTTGACAATATTTACGTCAAAGTCTCGCCTAATAATCTGCCTGAAACATTGGATAAACTAAAAACCTATTGGGAGAAAAATGTAAATCCTGATTTTCCTTTTGATTATGAATTTGTAAACAAAGGATTTGCTAAAACATACGAAGAACAGGTAAAACAAAAAAGTCTGTTTTTTATCCTGAACCTGGTAGTAATTATCATTGCCATTTTTGGATTGTTTGCTTTAGCGTCATTTTCAATGGAAAGAAGACTGAAAGAAATTGCCATCAGAAAAACTTTGGGCGCTGAAACTGATATTTTATTGAAAGAATTATCAAAACAATATGTTCTTTTCTGCTTAATAGGATTTGCAATCGGTATTGTTCCTGCTTATATTTTATTGCAAAAATGGCTTGAGAACTTTGCTTTCAGGATCAATGTTTCGGTCGTTCCGTTTAGTGTTGCACTCGTTTCTTTAATGTTTTTGACTTTACTAATTGTTTTAACAAAAGCCTATCAGGTAACCAAAATAGATATCTTAAAATATTTAAAATACGAATAA